The genomic DNA ATCGATGGGCTGCACAATCTGGGCACACCCGAGGCCAGGGCCATGTCCGAGCGCTGGGCCCATCGCTGGGTGAAGAACAACTACGAGGCCTACGCCCAAACGGGCTTCATGTTCGAGAAGGTGAGCGAATCCATTCCCAATGAGGATTCTAGCAGGCCATtccttgctctctctttcagtACAATTGCGAGAAATTCGGCtctggtggcggcggtggggAGTATCAGAATCAAACGGGTTTCGGCTGGACCAATGGCATCATTCTCGAATACCTCTCCCGATACGGCCCGGAGCTGTCCCTCGAGGACCGCAGTGATgtgcactgcagcagcagggtggGAAAAGCAGCAACTGGCAGGCTCGGCGACTGCCCCGTGACCAGTGAGAGCAAAATGATCACGAAAAAGAATTACATCATCACCAGCGAGAACAATATCGCTGGCAGCAACAGTCCGTTTCACACTCCAGATCGCAGTCCGGGTCACAGTCCGGGCCACATCCCGGGGCACTGTTCGGGTCCCTGTGCGCAGAAAGTAGTGGACGAGGCATCCAATCGTATGAAGCAGTCTCTCGTGTCGAACATGGTCGGACATCCTGTGGTCGCCAGTCCAAAACGAGCCACAACCACCTCCGGACGATCTACAATCACGGCTACGGGGAGATCCACGATTCCTAAATCAGGACGATCCACGATCACCAGCTATCCACAGCTGGAGGACGCTTCCACTGGCGAGTACAATGCTTCAATGCTTGCACGAGAACAAGCCTCTGCCATTCCCTACACGCGAGAACAAGCCCCTGCCATTCCCTACACGCGAGAACAGTCCACAAGTCCGACTCTCGGTCCCGGTCGATCTCCGATCGCTTCTGCTCCAGAATCCAGGCTCCCAACTGCTGTGGAGACAACTGTGTTCCCTGAGCGTTACACACGCGCACAGTCCGCTGCTGATCCTTACCTTCGAGAACAGTCCGCAGCTGATCCTTCTGCTCGGGAACAGTCCACTGTGGCTCCTTACCTTCGAGAACAATCTGCAGCTGATGCTTATGCTCGAGAACAGTCCGCTGTTGATCCTTACAGTGAAGAAAaatctgctgctgatcctTACAGTCGAGAGCAGTCAGCAGCTGATCCTTATGGTCGACAACAATCTGCAGCTGATCCTTATGCTCGAGAACAGTCGGCTGTCGATCCTTACGGTGAAGAAAAATCTACAGCTGATCCCTATAGTCGAGAACAGCCCACTGTCGAACCTTACAGTCGAGAGCAgtccgctgttgctgcttacAGTCGTGTACATTCCGCTGTTGGTCCAGAACAGTACGCTGTTGGTGCTTACAGCCGAGAACAGTCCGTTGTTGGTCGAGAACAGTCTGCTCTTTCCGGTGCAGGCCGCACCACGATCCCTAGCCAACGGGAGTCCAGCAGTCGCAAATCTGTCGAGTACAGCGGTTCTCCTGCGCGTTACAGTCGAGAAAAATCCGCTGCAGATCCCTATAGTCGCGAACAATCAGCGATTGCTGCTTCGAATCGAGATCAAAGCAGTGCCATTCAGAGTCCAGCACGATCCCCGACGCTGACAGTCGATAACCATAACAATCCGCTGCTGATCCTTACGGTggaaaacaataacaacaataatgtGATTCTGAATCAACGGCAATCAAGGAGCCCGTCAAATCCTTCTCCTGTTCCTCGCGAGCAAGCCTCTGCTGTTCCCACTCAGGGAAAATCGTCGATCGATCAGTCCAGCTTCGTGGAGTACACTGGCCCAAATGATCCTTACAGCCAAGAGCAATCTGCTGACGATTTTTACAGCCAAGAACAATCTGATGCCGAGCCACTTAGTCGAGAACAATCCGCTATTGATAATTATAATCGTGAACAGTCTGCGGTTGATCCTTACACTCGGGGACAGACCGCTCTTGATCCTTATAATCGAGAACAGTCCGCTGTTGATCCATATAATCGAGAACAGTCCGCTGTTGATCCATATAATCGGGAACAGTCTGCTATGGATCCATACACACGAGGACAGTCGGCTGCTGATCCTAATGGTCGAGAACAGTCCGCAATTGATCCTTACAGCCGACAACagtccgctgctgctgcctacaATCGAGATAAATCTTCAGCTGATCCTTACAAACGGAAACAGTCCGCTGCAGATCCTAACAATCGAGAACAGTCCGCTGTTGATCCATACAACCGACAACAGTCCGCTGATGTTGCCTACAATCGAGAAAAATCTTCAGCTGATCCTTATAGTCGAGAACAGTCCGCCGTTGATCCTTATAATCGAGAACAGTCCGCAATGGATTCTTATAATCAAGAACAGTCTGCTGTTGATTCTTACAGTCGACAAGTGCCCCCCACGGATCCTTACAGTCGAGAACAGTCGGCTATGGATCCTTATAATCGAGAACAGTCCGCCATGGATGCCTACAATCGAGAACAGTCTGCTGTCGATCCATACAGTCGACAAGTGTCCGCCATGGATCCTTACCATCGAGAACACTCTTCTATGGACCCTTACAGCCAAGAACAATCCCTTGCAGATCCCTACAGTCGAGAACAGTCCGTTGTTGATCCTTCCACGCAAGAACAAGCTACTGCTGATCCTTCCAAATCGAAGACACCGTGTCAACGATGTCTGGGACTACCGACGAATGGGAGCCAACCACAATACAGGATCATGGCTGCTGTCCCgttcactgctgctgctgtgccttaCAATGCTCCCATTCAGCCACAATCTTATGCTTCTTACGATGATCAACAATCCGCTGCTGTTCCCTTCAATGGAGAACAATCCGCTGCTGATCCCAGACTGGTACGAACCACTATGCCTGGTCAACGGGAAACGAGGTTCACGGCCGCTCCCATGTACGCGCCGAGTGCTATGCAGCAAGAGGTTTTGCTGTCTCCCTGCGAGTGTTCGTTCACTGCACAGAACTCCAACGATATGTCGACTCATGGGCAGGATATGCAAGGCCCACCAACAGCATCGCTAGCGCCCCATGGCAGCCGAAGTCAATCGGGATACGACCCTCCCGACACTCCAGACCTTCCAGAAGGCTGCTTCGTCTGTCCGCGCTGCGGCGGCCTAAAGCAGCAAGCACCGCCCGTACAGTGTAAGGCGACAAACCAGCCATCGCTGCCAGTGGTGCCAGCGAGGCAAGTGGTGCCAGTGGCGTCGGTGGAAGAGGATTGCGAATGTGGGCCACCAACCAGCAGCATGCAAGCGGCGCCTGCTCCAGTGTCGCAAACGGAATCAGATTGTAGCTGCACCCCgcctgccagcagcaccaagtTACCGGCCATCAAGCAGTTCCCGCTGGCCGATAAAAAAGGCACAGAGTGTCCGCAGGAGAAACGCCCACAGAGGATGTGCTGCGGTTGCCCCATTCCCTCACCACCCCAAGCAAAAGACGACTGTTAACTGTAGATCCTCCAGAACTGTACAATTTCAATCCAAATTTCGATAATAAAATGGACACAGACAGCCGAAAAATGCAGTATAATGGGtggaattttattttggcaTCGGAGTTAGCTCAAACCGTGGAAATCGCCTCAAATGCATAACTCACTTTAGTTTCATTCAATTTATGCAGCTTGACATTCACAATGCCAAAGAATTTTGATTCAGAGAGTGAATGGAGCCAGTCGGGAGGCGGTAGCCAGAGCTTCGCTTAATTTCTTCCTTGACATGCCATTCACAAGCCACTACGGTTATCTTTATGGCCCTGTCAATATCTTTATGACACGCCACGAACACTAAcgcacataaacacacacagacactgagataaatatctatacatataaacatttGGGCAAGGACACATTTTGAGGGAAAGCGAAAGTCTTGTTTGACACAATTTCCGGAAGCCCCAGCCAAACCGTGCAAGCTCCCACTCCCACGCACTTTCATTCTCTTGGTCTACTTGgccgtgtggctgtgtgtgtgtgtgtgtttgtgtgtgtgttcatgcCTGTAATATTTGTGAACGAATCATTGATGTgttcacacacagagagacaaacatACGCTCATCTGTTCACTGACTCATAAGCTCTCACAGCGCGACGCACataacgaaacgaacgaagcCAGGAAGAGCATTACGAGTGTATGAACCTTAGGATACCCTCTTATTTGTGATAACCGAACACTTTCTGGCTACACTGTAACGATGGAGCTTGATCTGCATacattttgttacattttataTCTAGCCAAAAAGAATCTCAAATTTGGGTTTTGCACAATTCCAACATACCCCAAATCGCCACGTTCTGTGCGGTACAAATACGCGCGCTCCATTACAACAATTCCCTTTGCCAAGCCCTCC from Drosophila subobscura isolate 14011-0131.10 chromosome E, UCBerk_Dsub_1.0, whole genome shotgun sequence includes the following:
- the LOC117889862 gene encoding uncharacterized protein LOC117889862 isoform X4; amino-acid sequence: MPQNLCRCGPQVLGAANRAVYCSGPLLDAVQRSNMFPDCKTFVDMKSKYPPERLLADYELFRNCRKNDGSFQFLQMFVEKHFLEKGTELEEWTPPDWKSEPPFANRIADPQLRKFGVELHALWKVLGRRMKDEVKENPEKYSIVYVPNPVIVPGGRFIEFYYWDSLWIIRGLLHCGMHATARGMIDNFLSIVRQYGFVPNGGRIYYYGRSQPPMLIHMMKAYVDVTLDEKYAMQSLPLLEAEFDNFVEKHQVQVKGRTMYHYQDYSTGPRPESYREDVASAAEFLSEPEKERHYTQLKSACESGMDFSSRWFIARDGTNRGTLKDIQTTSIVPVDLNVILFRSAKILAEFNRKAGHNSKVEEYSDIACGLVKAVRDVLWNEEAGIWLDYDMLNNRPRPYFSASNFSPLWARAFPLVDTDKISRGVMNYIKAHHLDDYPGGVPNTMNRDTGQQWDYPNVWPPMMFMIIDGLHNLGTPEARAMSERWAHRWVKNNYEAYAQTGFMFEKYNCEKFGSGGGGGEYQNQTGFGWTNGIILEYLSRYGPELSLEDRSDVHCSSRVGKAATGRLGDCPVTSESKMITKKNYIITSENNIAGSNSPFHTPDRSPGHSPGHIPGHCSGPCAQKVVDEASNRMKQSLVSNMVGHPVVASPKRATTTSGRSTITATGRSTIPKSGRSTITSYPQLEDASTGEYNASMLAREQASAIPYTREQAPAIPYTREQSTSPTLGPGRSPIASAPESRLPTAVETTVFPERYTRAQSAADPYLREQSAADPYSREQSVVGRYSREKSAADPYSREQSAVDSYSREQSLADPYSREQSVVDPSTQEQATADPSKSKTPCQRCLGLPTNGSQPQYRIMAAVPFTAAAVPYNAPIQPQSYASYDDQQSAAVPFNGEQSAADPRLVRTTMPGQRETRFTAAPMYAPSAMQQEVLLSPCECSFTAQNSNDMSTHGQDMQGPPTASLAPHGSRSQSGYDPPDTPDLPEGCFVCPRCGGLKQQAPPVQCKATNQPSLPVVPARQVVPVASVEEDCECGPPTSSMQAAPAPVSQTESDCSCTPPASSTKLPAIKQFPLADKKGTECPQEKRPQRMCCGCPIPSPPQAKDDC
- the LOC117889862 gene encoding uncharacterized protein LOC117889862 isoform X2, which encodes MPQNLCRCGPQVLGAANRAVYCSGPLLDAVQRSNMFPDCKTFVDMKSKYPPERLLADYELFRNCRKNDGSFQFLQMFVEKHFLEKGTELEEWTPPDWKSEPPFANRIADPQLRKFGVELHALWKVLGRRMKDEVKENPEKYSIVYVPNPVIVPGGRFIEFYYWDSLWIIRGLLHCGMHATARGMIDNFLSIVRQYGFVPNGGRIYYYGRSQPPMLIHMMKAYVDVTLDEKYAMQSLPLLEAEFDNFVEKHQVQVKGRTMYHYQDYSTGPRPESYREDVASAAEFLSEPEKERHYTQLKSACESGMDFSSRWFIARDGTNRGTLKDIQTTSIVPVDLNVILFRSAKILAEFNRKAGHNSKVEEYSDIACGLVKAVRDVLWNEEAGIWLDYDMLNNRPRPYFSASNFSPLWARAFPLVDTDKISRGVMNYIKAHHLDDYPGGVPNTMNRDTGQQWDYPNVWPPMMFMIIDGLHNLGTPEARAMSERWAHRWVKNNYEAYAQTGFMFEKYNCEKFGSGGGGGEYQNQTGFGWTNGIILEYLSRYGPELSLEDRSDVHCSSRVGKAATGRLGDCPVTSESKMITKKNYIITSENNIAGSNSPFHTPDRSPGHSPGHIPGHCSGPCAQKVVDEASNRMKQSLVSNMVGHPVVASPKRATTTSGRSTITATGRSTIPKSGRSTITSYPQLEDASTGEYNASMLAREQASAIPYTREQAPAIPYTREQSTSPTLGPGRSPIASAPESRLPTAVETTVFPERYTRAQSAADPYLREQSAADPSAREQSTVAPYLREQSAADAYAREQSAVDPYSEEKSAADPYSREQSAADPYGRQQSAADPYAREQSAVDPYGEEKSTADPYSREQPTVEPYSREQSAVAAYSRVHSAVGPEQYAVGAYSREQSSPARSPTLTVDNHNNPLLILTVENNNNNNVILNQRQSRSPSNPSPVPREQASAVPTQGKSSIDQSSFVEYTGPNDPYSQEQSADDFYSQEQSDAEPLSREQSAIDNYNREQSAVDPYTRGQTALDPYNREQSAVDPYNREQSAVDPYNREHPLQILTIENSPLLIHTTDNSPLMLPTIEKNLQLILIVENSPPLILTVENSPLLILPRKNKLLLILPNRRHRVNDVWDYRRMGANHNTGSWLLSRSLLLLCLTMLPFSHNLMLLTMINNPLLFPSMENNPLLIPDWYEPLCLVNGKRGSRPLPCTRRVLCSKRFCCLPASVRSLHRTPTICRLMGRICKAHQQHR
- the LOC117889862 gene encoding uncharacterized protein LOC117889862 isoform X3 translates to MPQNLCRCGPQVLGAANRAVYCSGPLLDAVQRSNMFPDCKTFVDMKSKYPPERLLADYELFRNCRKNDGSFQFLQMFVEKHFLEKGTELEEWTPPDWKSEPPFANRIADPQLRKFGVELHALWKVLGRRMKDEVKENPEKYSIVYVPNPVIVPGGRFIEFYYWDSLWIIRGLLHCGMHATARGMIDNFLSIVRQYGFVPNGGRIYYYGRSQPPMLIHMMKAYVDVTLDEKYAMQSLPLLEAEFDNFVEKHQVQVKGRTMYHYQDYSTGPRPESYREDVASAAEFLSEPEKERHYTQLKSACESGMDFSSRWFIARDGTNRGTLKDIQTTSIVPVDLNVILFRSAKILAEFNRKAGHNSKVEEYSDIACGLVKAVRDVLWNEEAGIWLDYDMLNNRPRPYFSASNFSPLWARAFPLVDTDKISRGVMNYIKAHHLDDYPGGVPNTMNRDTGQQWDYPNVWPPMMFMIIDGLHNLGTPEARAMSERWAHRWVKNNYEAYAQTGFMFEKYNCEKFGSGGGGGEYQNQTGFGWTNGIILEYLSRYGPELSLEDRSDVHCSSRVGKAATGRLGDCPVTSESKMITKKNYIITSENNIAGSNSPFHTPDRSPGHSPGHIPGHCSGPCAQKVVDEASNRMKQSLVSNMVGHPVVASPKRATTTSGRSTITATGRSTIPKSGRSTITSYPQLEDASTGEYNASMLAREQASAIPYTREQAPAIPYTREQSTSPTLGPGRSPIASAPESRLPTAVETTVFPERYTRAQSAADPYLREQSAADPSAREQSTVAPYLREQSAADAYAREQSAVDPYSEEKSAADPYSREQSAADPYGRQQSAADPYAREQSAVDPYGEEKSTADPYSREQPTVEPYSREQSAVAAYSRVHSAVGPEQYAVGAYSREQSVVGRYSREKSAADPYSREQSAVDSYSREQSLADPYSREQSVVDPSTQEQATADPSKSKTPCQRCLGLPTNGSQPQYRIMAAVPFTAAAVPYNAPIQPQSYASYDDQQSAAVPFNGEQSAADPRLVRTTMPGQRETRFTAAPMYAPSAMQQEVLLSPCECSFTAQNSNDMSTHGQDMQGPPTASLAPHGSRSQSGYDPPDTPDLPEGCFVCPRCGGLKQQAPPVQCKATNQPSLPVVPARQVVPVASVEEDCECGPPTSSMQAAPAPVSQTESDCSCTPPASSTKLPAIKQFPLADKKGTECPQEKRPQRMCCGCPIPSPPQAKDDC
- the LOC117889862 gene encoding uncharacterized protein LOC117889862 isoform X1; translated protein: MPQNLCRCGPQVLGAANRAVYCSGPLLDAVQRSNMFPDCKTFVDMKSKYPPERLLADYELFRNCRKNDGSFQFLQMFVEKHFLEKGTELEEWTPPDWKSEPPFANRIADPQLRKFGVELHALWKVLGRRMKDEVKENPEKYSIVYVPNPVIVPGGRFIEFYYWDSLWIIRGLLHCGMHATARGMIDNFLSIVRQYGFVPNGGRIYYYGRSQPPMLIHMMKAYVDVTLDEKYAMQSLPLLEAEFDNFVEKHQVQVKGRTMYHYQDYSTGPRPESYREDVASAAEFLSEPEKERHYTQLKSACESGMDFSSRWFIARDGTNRGTLKDIQTTSIVPVDLNVILFRSAKILAEFNRKAGHNSKVEEYSDIACGLVKAVRDVLWNEEAGIWLDYDMLNNRPRPYFSASNFSPLWARAFPLVDTDKISRGVMNYIKAHHLDDYPGGVPNTMNRDTGQQWDYPNVWPPMMFMIIDGLHNLGTPEARAMSERWAHRWVKNNYEAYAQTGFMFEKYNCEKFGSGGGGGEYQNQTGFGWTNGIILEYLSRYGPELSLEDRSDVHCSSRVGKAATGRLGDCPVTSESKMITKKNYIITSENNIAGSNSPFHTPDRSPGHSPGHIPGHCSGPCAQKVVDEASNRMKQSLVSNMVGHPVVASPKRATTTSGRSTITATGRSTIPKSGRSTITSYPQLEDASTGEYNASMLAREQASAIPYTREQAPAIPYTREQSTSPTLGPGRSPIASAPESRLPTAVETTVFPERYTRAQSAADPYLREQSAADPSAREQSTVAPYLREQSAADAYAREQSAVDPYSEEKSAADPYSREQSAADPYGRQQSAADPYAREQSAVDPYGEEKSTADPYSREQPTVEPYSREQSAVAAYSRVHSAVGPEQYAVGAYSREQSSPARSPTLTVDNHNNPLLILTVENNNNNNVILNQRQSRSPSNPSPVPREQASAVPTQGKSSIDQSSFVEYTGPNDPYSQEQSADDFYSQEQSDAEPLSREQSAIDNYNREQSAVDPYTRGQTALDPYNREQSAVDPYNREQSAVDPYNREHPLQILTIENSPLLIHTTDNSPLMLPTIEKNLQLILIVENSPPLILIIENSPQQIPTVENSPLLILPRKNKLLLILPNRRHRVNDVWDYRRMGANHNTGSWLLSRSLLLLCLTMLPFSHNLMLLTMINNPLLFPSMENNPLLIPDWYEPLCLVNGKRGSRPLPCTRRVLCSKRFCCLPASVRSLHRTPTICRLMGRICKAHQQHR